GTGGCTCCAAGGTTCGCCGCCGTATTTTTCCTCATGACGCTGACGGCGATCGGTCTGCCCGGACTTTGCGGGTTTGTCGGAGAATTCCTGATTCTGGCGGGAAGCTTTCGGGCTTTAGCGTTGGATCATCCGGCCTGGTTCGTCGGTCTGGCGGTCGTGGGAATTATTCTGGGCGCCGTATATATGTTGAGTCTCTACGAGCGAATTTTCTGGGGCACGGTGCGGTTTAAAGAAAATGAGACGTTCCGGGACCTCCGGTGGCAAGAGGTTGCCACGTTGGCCATGCCGATCGTCCTCGCCGTATGGCTTGGGATTCAGCCCAACCTGATTCTGTCGCGGATATCCCCTTCGGTTCAATCCATTGTTTCCAGGGTTCGGGTTCAATCGGTCGCGGAGCTGCCATGACGTTCGGTCCGATTCAAATCCGCGACCTTTTGGAATTGCTGCCGTATGGAATCCTGTCGGTTTCCAGCCTTCTTCTTCTTTTGTTCGCTTCGATGACGGGTGAACGGGGCGGAGCGCGGAAACTTTACGGCGCCCTCACATTCGGGGCGGTTGTGGCGACCTTAACGTCCCTGTTGTTCGTGAACGGAACGTCGATGCCATTGCGGGGTCTTCTCATCCATGACGGGTTGGGATTTGGGTTCGCCGCCGTCGTACTTCTTTTGCTGCT
The sequence above is a segment of the Bdellovibrionota bacterium genome. Coding sequences within it:
- a CDS encoding proton-conducting transporter membrane subunit, which translates into the protein VAPRFAAVFFLMTLTAIGLPGLCGFVGEFLILAGSFRALALDHPAWFVGLAVVGIILGAVYMLSLYERIFWGTVRFKENETFRDLRWQEVATLAMPIVLAVWLGIQPNLILSRISPSVQSIVSRVRVQSVAELP